TATAGTTAACTGTAATATCAGAAAcaagatttaatggttttatttcatttttgaaacaagagatttttaggttttattgttttgatttttttagtgaaatctgtttattaaaaaaaaagtttgcatattactgaacaaatgtGTTACTTAAATGTTCCGTGATACTAATTTCTCCGAAACAattgtcattttgactgatacatatTGCGTTTTTTTGATACAATGATTTTTAATATGATCGTCTAatttttcggaacaaataaaataagtcTCATAAGTATTTCTGCGTTTTGAAAATGTTCTAAGTTTGCAATTTAAAAATGgcaactaataacagttgcaagtataaaaaaaagtaaactttttaatattttaaagattagaTATTCGTCATTCAAGTTAAgtttttattgaatattattactggttttaaaattttaattgcatttcggCGCTTTGTGCTGTATTAACTTAAATTTGGTGTTATTATAGTGTATAGAcatgtttttatgttttatttcggATTattcgcaattcaccatataattttggCCTAAtgtattactgtttttttttttttcagtcgtgtCTGAACTTTTtgtatatttaacttttaacttaTTTTGAAATGTCCTataacattgtttaaaaaatttatacgatcaaatggatgaagaaaaaaaaaattaaaaatggtgaataTTGATTTCACATAATATCGTGgatacgccattgctgatatttaagcTGGATGCCAAAGAAATAACCTCAGGAAAGAACGACAAAGATGACAGGACAAGATGAAACTGTTTTTTACCGTAGAAAACCTACTGTGTTCATTCTTGTTGTCcagagttttttttgtttttccggaTCTAACATTCTTGTTCAACGGTTATGCATCTGCAAACGCACAAAATCTTTAACTGTTTGGAAACAGCTGAACTGACTACAAAATCGCACCACATACCATCCAGTTTCCCGCTGTCCTCCATATCTTCTTCATCGCTTCTCGGATCatcaaaattttcaatttcattCAGCGTTTGCCCATGATGGGTTAAAACTTCTTCATCTGCCAGGTTGAAAATGGAGTTCTAGGAACAAACaaacgaacacaaaaaaaaaactgtttcatgaAGGAACTGGATAAATTGTGAACAGTAACGAACgttggtaaaatttttttttagttcctaaACGTGTCCAAAGGCGTCTCTGGCACATAAagttggcgggggaggggggggggggaaggggacataaaagaaatttatttatttatttaaatgctagTACCGCCATTGAGTTAAGTattatatttctgtttattttcgaactatgctttgtatgtaatttttatttgacacCTGATCTACTACTATATGTCATCACTGTGAAtacatgtattttataaacatgataatagtacatataaataaaactactggATGTACTTGAAAATATTGGGGGGTGGGGTTGAACGTGTCCCTGACATCCCCCCTGCCAGACACACCCGTGAACGCGACCTACCTTTTTATGAGACCTCATCCTCTCCGCGGTGAACCTTGCGACGATCTTATCTTCCGCTGTCATGGCGCTGTTTCTTTCCCCGATCCTCATGTCCAGGAACTTGTTCGATTTTCCTTTCACGCGGTACTCCTGAAGTAGAGTCGCCTTGCGCTGGATTGAgtcgagaacaaaaaaaaaaaaaaaattggtcaaagCTCACCAAGGTAAACACTAAGTTTAACATTGCACTTACCGGCTTAAGGATGATTATACCTTTTGCCGTCTTACGATTTCAAATGTTTTGATGCCACTTTCAATAAAACTTCcgtgataaattatttttttgttctcctGAAATttttaaggagttggggtgggaagcaTTACAAGGGAGGGCGGTGGAAAGGTTAGTCATGCTGTTTAAGGTGATAAAAGGGCAGAGAGATCATGGGCAGAAAATCCGGATGGAATGGAGGCAGACGGGGAGAAGTAGGCACGCTTATCCTAGTGAGgacagggagggagtggaatgggctgaaGAAAGGGCTGCCGAAGGAAGGATTGCTGGAGGAAGGATGCTGTGGATGAAAGATGAAAGAGATCTGAAGGGAAGACTAAAGGGGGGAAAAGAGTGAGTAAGGGGAGGACTCTTTGCCACTGGATcaaagcccaattgcaagtgtaACGAATCAAACAAAATATACCCCCATTCTATCGATTTCATCTACAACATACTTTTTAACTTTAACATTAATTCAAATGACAGCAATAATTACTAACCTTTTTAATTGCCCTTGCACGAGATACACCCGGCACCCCTTTTTCATTTTTAACTTTCCTACCGATAACATTAAACTTCTGTTTGTTAACATGTATCTCAAATGGATTCAGGACTTTTTTCTTTGGTACACGTTTCCGATTGAGGGCATCTGAAACTTTCTTTTTCGTCATTGTAAATTCACTTCTAGCAACTGTAAACAAATTACACTCGTTTACTTTTCGTTGAAATTAGGTTATAGTTACAAAGGCAAAACACATGCTTTAGTTTACAGAATTTTATAGTTGAAATGTTGACAAATAAATTTTGACCAACATAACCAACATATCAAAATGACAGCTAATTTAGTAGAAAAAAATATGAGTTAAATATCTGTAACTGAAAAAGATTCTCAAAACTCATTCTTCGCAAATTTGTCAtatcttaaacatttttaatattgtaatacaTCAATACTTTACAAGAGCCTTGAATATTAGTGGCGCGAAATTAATGCCAACCATAGTATTCAAATCGTAGCCATGCGCACTGCGCAGTACTGTCTGGAATTAATTATTTCGATTTCTGGTTATTGCTGAATTTGTGGTTTGCTGCAggtataatttgtgaatatttaGTGGTAAGTATGCAGACGTACTTCATTGAATTCTATTCATTGAGTCTTTTTCCTCAAGTAATCATTTTTATAAGAGATAAACTACACGTTCATTTTAGTAGGTTCTAGAAATCTATAAACGCAAATGCGTTTATTACATAAGGCATATGTTTGTGTTTGCGAACCTCAGTGCCGGTTTAGGTTGTGCTGATAACACTCTAGAATCTTGTATGTGCTGAAAGAAAACGACGCAAATTTTACTTTCGTAGGAGTGTTATGTTCGTTTGACCAACTtgttcaattattgtttatagGTTGTACATAACGTTCTGCAGACGAAAATACGTTTTCTAAAATGTACTCTCCTGGTCCGGATGGTCTACTGGGCGGTGAGAGCTTTATGGGAGACTTCAAGTTTTCAGACACCACAGTCCGTCATGCGTTTATAAGGTAAGAACTAATGTGTTGAATTTATGTAATGTTCATTTTAAGTTGCTTTTTATCGTGGttcttttttttagatttttgtgtGAAATAATTTATAGTTGAACTATCAAATATTTTTAGAGCTTAGTTGTAGATCATTAAGGAAATAACAGAACttcattttggaaaaaaaaagggggggggggggggcggtattATACCCAtgtgcctgctgtttgcttttgagtttttttagttttttggtcGGAATGATAAGAATTTTTTtagaggggggaagggagggagggagggagggagggatataattcccccccttcccttcccacACACACATTGCCTGAAGTATTAATGGGTCCAATCCCAGATTTATGGTGTTGAAAAatacatataggtatatagaggagatACATACAgaaatagagatagatagatatacaTATAGAAATAGAAGgtgatagagagatgctttgaatgtaactacttcaaacaaattaataaaaaaaaaagattgaagcTTTGCAATTAGTTAGTccaaatttgaattcattttgaaCGATTAAACATTGATGTAAACCGGATGCGCGACGAGGGGGAACGACTACCCTTTGTTTCTCCCCGCCGACAGGAAAGTGTACTCGCTGCTGACGGTCCAGATCGCCATCACGCTGGCCTTGATCGCGCTGGTGTCGTACCACGAGCCCGCGAGGGTCTTCATGCAGGCCCACCCGGAGGTTTGGTGGATCGCCTTCGCCCTGATGCTGGTCACCATCATCGGCATGGCGTGCTGCCCAGGCGTCCGGCGCCGGTCGCCGCTCAACCTGGTGTTCCTGCTGGTGTTCACGCTGGCGCAGGGCTTCATGCTGGCGGCGCTGGCCGCCACCTACAACCGGGACCTGGTGAGGCTCCCGGAGGGGGCAACCTGGGGAGGGGAGCATCCGCTCCCGAGTTCAGTGTTGCACAAGTCGGGGAGATCTCAGGGAACTTAAAGGGTGTCTTAAAAACCGGGAATAATGCGCATCGAAATTGACCAAATGTTGGTTACCAAATAGTGTGTTCCTTTCGGTGAACTGCGATAACACCGAAAACCTTGTCATTTCACCATGTAACACAAGAAATTCAAGTTAATTCTCCACAAAGCACCGAAAAGCAACTAAAATTGTGAGATAAAActgcattttcaatcaaaacttaaacTCTGATGGCAAATatctaatcttttaaatattatattcagTAATCAAAACGGTTATTAGTTACTCAATTTTACATTATGACCCTTAGAACATTTTTCAAATACAGTAAtacttaccaatttttttttatttcttctgaaATGTTATACATgcttattaaaaatcattattttgaagaaaaaataaataaataacattatgaATCAGTTACACTAGCATCATGgaacatttaaatataatttttttcagtaatatggtctttaataaacagatttattaaaaattaaaaacagtaacACCAAATTCACCTGTTTTATAAAagaaattggcctgaaaataccTCAAGTCTTaatcacaaattaatttaattggttGAAAACTTATCTGTTTTGTGAGAGAACAATCGATGAACCAATTGTGTATCAATTTTATGTTATTCAGTATTTTCGACTATTTCAATTtgttttagaaaaaatttaaataaaatatttattgccatGTCTTATGATGTGATTATACTGGAAATTTGATATCTTAAGGTGCTTGTAAAACTGACCTGAGGATAATTTATAAGGAAAGCGTATCAAAATATCTTAAGATAAATAAGCAAAACCATTGAAATTTATGTTCCAGGTTGAGTTTAAAACATTTGAgagtaaatttttcaaattttcctggGAGAGGGCTTCCAAAATAAGTAAATAGCCCCAGGCCTAATAAAGTCTAGGGCCACTACTGAAAATAACTAACAGATACCACGCTTAAGTTTATTAGATTCATAAGCTTTTATCAATGGGATTCTTTTCACTAGAGGTGGGTTACAGAGTTTAAATCTGCtattttgtaactgatacacgcctgtatcaaatactgcaaacgagtacaccattcaagtatcaagtactttagtatcagtttagaattcacctggaacaacaccacggccaatgtgcgcagaaccagatcgcagatgacggtcacttgggcggagcttgtgaaaggggagggagcggcacgacgaataagggataaagaagggaaagaatgtagagGATGTGGAagtctaagatgtacatcaagttctgtccctgcccgaacacgcccgaatattcaccttcggccaacctccggtttatttatatatatttatatttctctgtttattttaatgtagctatactaacctaactaaccgtccgtagctttttttaagtgttttaatatagctaacctaacctaccacttttaatatttgaattcatttttcctgcgcaaaaataaaacaaatcccgaggctggccgaaggtgaatattcgggcatgttcgggcagggacagagcttgatgtacatcttaggcttctcatcacagtacgctcagtgcgcagtgcgtgctccttgcaaagattgaagactccgattacggaaggcgtggaaagagaacacctaTACCTTTTTTTGACTACGAataatgtagaatgagaaaactgatacctttttacgactacgaagaatgtagaatgagaaaactgatacctttttacgaagaacgtggaaagagaaaactgatacctttttacgctggtgatgacggcacggaggatgctGTAACGAGGATGCTGATACCATGTTGCTTTCTGGGACCGCTTCTgctgtagctgatacagaagtatcagatacttgtaaccagtacattactgtatcagtaacttgttggaacagataccgaaaattgctgtaacaacccacctctacttttcacattttgcataagataaatgtGTGACATTTTCTGTAAACAGGGCAAAGGGTTGTATGTTTGATCCCAACACCTGTGCATTTCTCTCATTTGAGCACAGAATCGACACCCAAGTGGTTTGGAGCCCACTATAATCAGTATTAATTcaagtattaattgtttaatgaattttaacaagatggacagtatatCAAAAAAATTCTTAGTCGAAAATGAGGTTCAGACCAGGGGTCCCCTACCCCCTTCCTGTATTTATTGCTCTTATctgagctttttttttattacatgttttaaaatttaagtctGCTAATCCAATGATTCAATGGTCCACACAGCTGCTCCAGCAGTgaattctagaggcgggtgcagaaactaggTGTGATTCATGTCCGGAAATtcagttgaaaatacaattttgcttatatttatcatactctgttattttaaagaaatctgtGTTAAAATTTGACtggttttcgtattataagtctaCTAGCGACCCGTCCCGGCTTcacacgggtgcaatgctgatactaaatatactaattataaatatagactaaaaacaaaagataatcaacaatcATCAACGACATGATCCATCTTGTAGgtttcagccagcgtttgcaatgtgagcagcaaaaaaaaaaaaatgtgtttatttacgacatcacttCAGAAACCCTCttaaattatcagtgtttctctactatgtTATGCACGTATTATACTTAtaaaaccttcctcttgaatcacactctattaaaaaaaaaaaccgaatcaAAATCCGTtacgtagttttaaagatctaagcatacatagggacatgATTATGCCGTGCaaggggttccccccccccccccccttttctttcttAAACCCAGCACTCTTTGCCGATAGGCCCTACCGctctggggcccccacgggcatggatgcggatacgccgcatacgcaaccggcaagggcgttagagcttttggctatacacagaggctgaggctacccgtcccagaaagttggatgctcccttaacATGCATAGGGACGGGCAGACAGCTATGTACCATGTGGTGATCGGCAACGTGAGAGCTCATGGGTGGGCCGGGCGAGGTCTTCCCTGACGGGTGTGGCTCTCGCCTGGGCCCAGGTGCTGATGGCGGTGGGGCTGACGGCGGCGGTGTGCCTCGCCCTGACGCTGTTTGCGCTGCAGACCAAGTGGGACTTCACCATGTGCGGCGGGGCGCTGCTGGTCGCCGCCGTGGTGCTCATGGTGTTCGGCATCGTCGCCATCTGCGTCCCGGGCAAGACGGTCGTGCTGGTGTACGCGTCGCTCGCCTCGCTCCTCTTCGGCTTCTACCTGGTGTTCGACACCCAGGTGATGCTCGGCGGGGCCCACAAGTACGCCGTCTCGCCCGAGGAGTACGTCTTCGCGACGCTCACCCTGTACCTCGACGTCGTCAACATCTTCGTCAACATCCTCACCATCCTGAGGCTGGTCCGCGACTAGGCTGGTCCGGGCGCCTCCCAGGTGTCCTGTGTTCCTAGCACGGCTGCTTGTTTTCAAGGTTACAGTGAAGATGAGTGGTTTCACAGCTGGTTCTGCTAGTCTTTAAAGTCATAGAAATGAGCAGAGTAGTATTATCacctttgtatatattttttggaccTTATTTTAGGCTAGATATTCAAATGTGAGATCTTGACGGTTGTTGGTGGACCATATTGTAAATTATTGATTAATTTGTGATAAAAACTTGTTTTAGGAAAGGCTTGGTTGAAGTTTTCATCATTCCCAGTAGAAtggtttttagttaaaattacttttgagATTAGATTTGTTTGTTGGAATTTGCTTTTGATGGTGTTGGTTATTGTCTCAGTTAACCTTGTACTTATAGGTATAAAATTATTGATTTACATTTGCAAGTCAAAGGAATCTAGATCTTAAGAAGTACAATTAATCAAATATATCATTGTTTCCCTCTTGATGTAGCAATATAGCAACACGAAGaacattgcataaaaaaaatgtggttttttaCCTGCATTTTACATTCTATCCATTTAAATTTGTCCAGCCCTGATAAATTTGACTTTGAACccagttattgaattttttaaaaaatttctagatTGGAGTTAAATAGGGTTTCTATTTCTGCTGATACATGTTATAGTTATGGACTATGTTGGAAGTATGTATGgcattaccgtgttttatcgcagaaTCGTCGCACGCACagaatcgtcgcaaccatattttaggctgtcaaaattgggataaaaaaaacttatcacgtaaacatcgcatgatgtttttggtcccgctagtagatgccgagcgctttgtgtaaatatctttttgtataaaacaatgtattttaaagtagaaatctaatatttattcggtcattaccacttagtacttaataaattaacggaaaaatacgaagttgtttgatgtgtaaattttcttataaagacatttttaaacgttatttcctttatctgattgtctgcgtgcCACAGTGTAGGTAGAATCTAAAGTTTAAttttggtcattaccacttatttatttaattaacagaaatacaaagttgtctgacgtgtaaattttcttttaaagacgttttcaaacgGTACTTcttttatctgattgtctgcgttaccgcggtgtaccgctataaaaatgtagccagcacatcattcatgtttggttatgttgcttcccgtatagagcgcgcgcacgtagtcaaatattgatatctcgccgagtgcatacaacgcgcactctctgtcaggtgccgagttaacttcatttgatagcccgcattctttcgtggtaagtgtgtactacgacacgttagttcacgtcagattcaagtggcttgcgttcgcgttagagttttggtttttctatttaaagttgaagaaaggtttttgtttaaggaattattagtatagattgtttggcgtgctcttgtatactccaccttttttttaataaacgtactttccatgaacgggttttgtttttatgaataactttacttaacaaatattttttttacgcataatcgttgcacccctacttttcaaacttgattttagaataaaatttgtgacgattatgcgagaaaacacggtatatgGTTAAAAATATTGGTAATGCCACAAAGGCagatacatataaagaaatctGAAAGATCATTTTAATATGAGGGATTTAGTTCACTCAACCAAAGTAAGCCTAAACTCTTCTCTTTATAAAGTAATTGTATGTACATTTAGTTTTTGttcagtaaattttaaaatagttagGTATCTGTTTTATTCAGTCATGATTGAGtcacattaaataattaatcattgtcataatttaataaaattttccaaCACTGTACTCCAGAGtgtatattgatatttttttaacttttagtttTGGCTTGAGTACATAAATTAGATTTGGGACAGAGGTAACAGCACAACTCTAGTAGTGATTTCTGTGATCTGAAGATGTTTCTACCTTATCATTAAACTGTTTACTTGATGCTTTTAAATGTTGAGTCCATGTCTGTTAGTGAAAACATTTATCTTTGTTTGCATCAGTGTGTTAATTTTGTGAAAGATTCTGTTGAGAACTCTTGTGTGTTTGCTTAAGAAAATAGTTCTGAAGAGGAATTTAAACCTTAAGGCCTTCCTAATGTTTGTTGGGCAtagggttaccaactatttcaccctcccccggaaaaatttgaatttctagatgcaaattggtgctattttagcagtttttgtatctgaaaataaattatgcacctggttgaaatattaaaattttttgtattggcctaataatttttttagtgatgaatttaatacataaagatatgATAATAAAGATAACTTTATCCGTTTTCAACTCAACACAATACcaacataaacataacagactaagcgcggacgagtgatgccacctgtcggcgtcaacgtgaactatttggtggccagtgaactgcggagtgaacggagcctcgcaatgtcgcaatgcatataacaggtggtgcggcgcaggcgggaaaatactttttcaattttatgcaggtgtgtgaattaaactttaaacaagatacggGAAATATCACGTCCCGTCCTGCCTACGTACGGGATAATTATTTCAGTCACAgaatacgggaaatcccgtacaa
The nucleotide sequence above comes from Bacillus rossius redtenbacheri isolate Brsri chromosome 17, Brsri_v3, whole genome shotgun sequence. Encoded proteins:
- the LOC134540642 gene encoding protein lifeguard 1-like encodes the protein MYSPGPDGLLGGESFMGDFKFSDTTVRHAFIRKVYSLLTVQIAITLALIALVSYHEPARVFMQAHPEVWWIAFALMLVTIIGMACCPGVRRRSPLNLVFLLVFTLAQGFMLAALAATYNRDLVLMAVGLTAAVCLALTLFALQTKWDFTMCGGALLVAAVVLMVFGIVAICVPGKTVVLVYASLASLLFGFYLVFDTQVMLGGAHKYAVSPEEYVFATLTLYLDVVNIFVNILTILRLVRD